The window TAGAGAAGGGGACAATTAGGCGTGTGCTTGTTGGGAATTTTGGGATTTTCCCAAGTGGGTCCAAATTGGCTCCCCTCACTGGTAATAACCAAAGTGAAACATTACAATATTGGACAGGATTACTTCTCTAAATGTTTGTGGGCCTGAGATGGTCCCTTTCTTGTTAAGATTGTAATTTTCTATGATTTATACCCTCAACCCTAAGCATTGCTTTGTGTCATAGGCCAAGGGAGCATGAATTATTATGTCAACTTTTATATGCTAAATAAAGCAAAGTGTCTTGTATGGTAAATTCCACCAACTAATATCCCAGAAGTTCTAATCTGAGCATGGTATCTTCTTGTAGGGCTTGTATAGTTTATAATGATCGTCTTTATGTTATGGGTGGTCAAGAGGGTGATTTCATGGCAAAACCTGGATCCCCTATTTTCAAGTGCTCTCGTAGGAATGAGGTAAGAACATGGTTGTTAATGTACCTTTGTTGGATCAATCGTTACTGGGTTGTCTTAACAACAATCCAGTGTTTGTGTTGGTTTTTCTTGCTCTTGTTATTGTAAATTTCAATATACTTTTCATAAGGTTAGCTGCTAACAACTATTCATTTGGTTGATGTATTGCAACATCTATCTGTTGGACTGCACAAGATCTATCATGGTGTACCAAAAATCATGAAGAATCTATGTTAAACCCTTATTGGAACTAAAGAATTTAATCATCACACACTAACACATATTGCATTCACCTAGTTAAATAAAAGTATGTGCATATAAAAATGAACCCCATCAATTACTTGAACCTTCAGTGCCTATACAAACATCAAATGGGTAAAGAATGTCCAAAAATCAATTTGTACTCCTATAGAATAATTTTCATTTGTTATTTCTGATCATTTCAGGTTGTGTATGGCGATGTTTACATGCTGGATGATGAAATGAAGTGGAAAATGTTACCTCCTATGCCTAAGCCAGATTCCCATATTGAATTTGCCTGGGCTATTGTTAACAATTCTGTTATTATTGTTGGAGGCACAACAGAGAAGCACCCTGTAACTAAGAAGATGGTTTTGGTTGGAGAAATGTTCCAGTTTAACTTTGAAACTCTGGTATTGGCTCTTTCCTCTTGTATTCTTAAAATGCCGAACTCAATAGTTAATACATCTTAGTTGTTCATACACACACACACACTCAATAGTTAATACATCTTAGTTGTTCATACACACCCACACACAATCAGAAACAAAAGGCTGTGTCTTCAACTGCTATTGTCTATTAAATGGAAATATTCAGTAAAACAAGGGAAAAGAAGCGAAGGACCGTCCGATCCCTGACACGAGATATTTACTTGTAAAACAATTACTCAACTGTCTTGGGTCGTGGTTTTTGACGAGTTACTAGATTCATGGAGGAGACAAATTTAGGAGGACTGTTTGAACAACAAGAGATCTAAATGCTATATCTGCTTTAAATATTTTCTGAGAACCTAAGAAACTTTAGAGGATGTTTATTATGAAGCTGACGATGTTCCCCTAGAGGTTTTGTTTGTTTTTTCCTTCTTCTTTTTTCAAATTGGGGATGGAGTTCCTGGCAGTGGGTTTTCCAATTATCCAAGTAGCTAGTTAACCTGTTACTTTGCCGCTCTTTCTACACTTGGTGATAAGAGGCAATTCTTGATGACTAACAAGGTCCTACAAGCAAGCACCTTCAGAAAGAGCCATGGCCAACATTTGTGAATATGATGGTTGTTTGTTGTGTAGAACCTAATAGCTACATCAATTAGCAAACAAGCCATAGCATGGATAAATTGTTCAGAAGTTTGTTGTCCATTATGAAAACTTTTCTCAAGTTTTTCAACTATTAGAGTTTTGCATGCTATACCTACCTTTATTTTTTTTTCTCTTCATCTTTAATACTAGTTTTCTCTCTTAATTTCTTTGAGTTTTGATAATTTCAGAACTGGTCAGTCATTGGGAAACTGCCATTTCGAGTTAAAACCACACTAGTGGGTTTCTGGAAAGGGTGGTTGTATTTCACATCAGGACAACGGGATAAAGGACCAGAGGATCCAGCACCAAAGAAAGTGATCGGAGAACTGTGGAGAACAAAATTAAACCTGGGCTTGTGATGATTCCTGTTGATTCTTAGAAATTCTGCCAGTCTGACCGTCTGTATATCATAGCAAATTCAAATATGATTCAAAAATAATCTTGCAACAACTCTAATTACTTATATAATTCTTTGATCTTTCACGAACTGTAATTTTAATCGTTAAAAGCACACTTCTGTTGTGTAACCTTGTAATTGTATATCAATTTTTTCCTAAAGTACCAAAATGTTCTATGGATCTCAAGAGTCTTGGTTGTCCCTTAAATGGTTTGACTCGTTGCCTCACCATAACAAAACATTACAATCAATTAGATCCACCTTCCATGTCTGACGAAGCAAATGTATTGCTGGTATACTGGATTAAGATTCATGGTGTTAAAAACTGAGGAATGTCTCATGTTCATTAATGCAACGTCATCCAAATCATTTTCCGTGTGTTATTCTCGATAGAGTTAACTCTTTATTTTTTTGGGAAGGAGTCAAGCTCCGATCATATTAATAACAACGTTACTGCATCAAGCTAAAGAATGGGTATCCCATAATACAAATTAAACGCAAAAGGCTGGTTGTTGCAGAAGCAGCTAGTCATATTCTAAGCTACAAAAGCAAGCCTATACTACCAACAATTGTATAGTTTTCAGAATCCGCACCGTAATTGGATGAACATTGTTTTTTAGTTAGTTCAAAGAGCCGCACCGTAAATGTAAAAAAAAAAAAAAACATTATTCGCCGGCGTAATGGAAAGGGCTGGATAGGAAAAGTACTCACAACAGTGCCAAAAGAAAATCAATCAAATGGTGAAATGGGGCATTGCCAAAATTTCCAAAAATTAGATTTGGATTATAGAATGTTGTTCCATATTGACGACATGGTGAGGAAGTTAGAATTGATCAGCTTTCCATAACAATAGTTTCTTTTTCCGATAGTCTGAATTCAAAAGATTTACAAAGACCATTCCAACTCATCGGGATACTATGTAGTAGTATGTACAAGACATGGTGGACAAAATGGCATCCATTATTTACCTTGCTCTAATGATTTTCATTTCTCCTCATAACTGAAGCACAAGCTCCACAAGAAGGAGCTCCCCATCAAACCTCAGTCCAGCTGGGTCAGCAGGTTGAAGTAATCCATCCACCATTCCGCCAAACATAAACAGGCAACGGCCAGATTGATCTGCACAGGCACGATGAAATGAGCGACAGTTGGGTATATGACCCTTTGTCTTGAATCTTTTCCACATTTTTGCAAATAACTGCATAGAGTTCAACATAGTTGGCTGCACAGTAATGGAGGGAACTGCAGTAATGTCTAAAACCCAGAAGTCATTCTTCCGGTGTCTATATGAATCTTCCCCTCCACATATCAGCAAACGACCTCCTAAGATGAGTGTAGCTGAGTGACCAACCCGTGGGAGGGAAACTCCTCCAGGAATATTTTGTAATTCATATAGTACTTGTAGCCATTGTGGTTGACCCTCACAAATATCCAAGAGCCAAAGATCATGAAGCACATCATATCCCAATCCTCTCCCTCCAAATAAAACAGTTCTGGTACCCCCAATGCAAGTTAACGTGTGACCTGAGCGAGCTGCAGGAGATGGCTGAGTAACGATTTCACACCAAGTACCAGTTCGAAAGTTTTCTGAAAGTTCCAATACCCATGTGTCACTCAGTCTCACACCAAACCGCCCAATTCCTCCATGGATAACCATCTTTCTACCTTCAATGCAGCATGCTGCATGAGCTCCTCGCTGGGGAGGTGCATTGTCCCCCACCACAAGCAGCCTCCAAGACAATGTGATACCAAGGGTCTCATGGAATGCTACTTGCCCCACCCATGTATCGTTTTGACGGCTTCCATTGTCATTTATACCTCCAAATAGAACAAGACAATCATCAATTACAGCACATGTATGCCCAAATCTTCCACTCGGACTGCCTGAACTGATCCTCTGCCACTTCAGCAATCTCTGAAAATCATTGCCCATGTATGCCACCCATGTGTCATCTAGATGGCGTCCTATATACAGCAAGAAACCAAATATTAAAATAGAGTATAGAACCAAGCACACAAGCATGTTTTAACACGGAAGAAGTAGAAGTCCGATCAATTTTCGATGGTTAGTAAAATTCCATCAGACAACAAAAGCAGGACTAAATAAATACTTCTAAGAGCAATTGGCCCATACTGATATAGCTATACTTTTCAGCTGAAAATCTGTTTCTTTCAGCCACAAATATTTCGGATTAGTATTATTCATGATGACATACTCTAGGTGTATGAACTAAAAGGACTGATTACCCACTTACGTTTCGAATGACTAAAATGAAGGCAGCATCCACTATGTTTTTAGTCTGATATAGTTGGTTTAGTGCTCAAGTGTATGTAGTAAAGGTCTAGAGCTCATAGAGTTACTAGACTTGTAAATACAACATTTCTACTGAGATTTATTACTATCCGTTCATTGTACAATCTGATTTTCTTTATGGGAAAGAAAAAACAAGACTACCGAATCACAGTTGCGTTACAGTTGTAACTTAAAAGCATCTCCTCAGTCAACCAAAATATGTCAGCTGAATTGCATAGCATAAGAATGGAGATGAGGCTGCATGTAGAAGGAAATAGGGTTCTAAAACTGTCTGTGCCAAGTAACAAAGCAACTGCTGTGAATGTAGACTTTCCCTATGCTTATCTGTTTATTCTCTAAGACTAATATTAAGTGATGAATCAAAGCCATTGAATCTATGTACCAGTCTAGCCTCCAATTCTAGCTGCAACAAGTGAATAGTAAAATGACATAAGGCGAATTTACTGGTATATTGAGGACCATTTTACACAAAATGGTACATTCTAAATGACTGCATAAAATTATCTCATATGGTCTGAAGTACTTCAAAAAGGAAACTAAAATTGACCCCTGTTAGTCATTTGGTCAAGTAGAACCCACAACATCTCTATGGATGGACCAGCATGTCTCCAACCTAGGAGAGCCAGCAGATGATAAAGAAAAAGCAGAAGGGCACAATGAACCAGCAAGACTTCATGCCCTATTTAGGTAAATAGGGTAGCTATGACCATGTAGTTCACAACTGATGCTATGTTACTTACAACCCTGGATTGCTTTCGTCTAGACGTCGTATTATAAATTTCATTTGTAGCACAAATGGTTCTACTTCTAGACGTGAATGATCTGTCTCTTCAGTTTGAGTCAGCCTGGCGGGGATGTTATCATGTCACAGCTATTCTTTGTGCATATTCTAATTGTTTTGAAGCATTCAGGATATACTTAATAGTTAAGATGCTTTTGTTAAATTTCTCTACAGTTCAGCTCCACTCCTATGGTTGTAATATAAGCCATCAGGCATGATGCTTAAGTACTTAAAACCAACAATCAATATACGCAATGGGCTGAAGATTGTTAACAACCAAAAACTGAAGCTCAAGAAAATCTGGAAGGTGTTGATTTTTTTTTTTTATAGAGGAAGTCCAGTTTCACTCTTATTATAGACATGTTCATACAATTACTAATAGGAACCGACTTTGTGAACTATTCTCAAAACTAAATATGTCATAGATGTTCAGTTCCACTCGATCCTAAGATTAGGGATGCTGGAACTCCACTAGCATAATGCTACATCTTCTTGATCCCATCGGAAAAGACAGCTACTTAAGGATTGGATTGGTAGAAAAAGGAACCAACTTTCAGCACAGGGAACAAAGAAAAATAAACTACTAACAACCAAAACTGCAATCTCAATCATCTATACAAGCCTATAAATCAATAAGAATCAAGCATCAAAACCAAGATCATTAGATATTCACAGAAGAAATATGAAGTAATGGGCAATATCCAATGAGTTTAAGTGACTGACCTCCCTCACAGCCACCACCAAACAAGACCAAGCAATCAGACACAAAATTGAGGGAATGAGAGGCCCTGGGAGTTGGAAACACCAATTCAGCATCTGGATCAGCACACAATCTATGGCAATACACAGAGTCAACCCCAGAAACTTGCTTGTAAATTCTCATCCAAGGCAACTGCTGATTAGAATTTGAAGCCTTGAAGGCCTCAACTGATCTGGGCCCCCAGTCCCTTTGGCATATATACTCCCAAAGAGTATCAGAAGCTGTGAGGGCTCTGAATTTCTTGCATGTCATAGCAAAGCTGAGAATAGAGTCAACAGGGAGGAGCAGCAAGATTGAGAAGAGGTGGTCTTGGGCTATTTGGGTCAATGGAGAGCTGCCATTGCAGCTGCTGCTGGTACTGGTTTCTGCCATGGCTTGTTTCTTTTGGCTATGATTGTTATGACAGTGAGCTCCAAAACTGGGTTTGTTTGATTTGCTGTGGAGATTGTTCATGGTAAAATATGGGTTTCTATTTTTGGTTTTCTTTTGAATCCATGGTGGTGAAGAAGATGACGGTAAATTTTCCATCTTGGGAGAAAAGATGGACTCTAGTGCCCTGTGGCATTTGTCTTTTGTCTTGTTTTTGAAGTTATTAGTTTTTTCAGTTCATCAAACAAAAGCTATTGGCTTTTCAGATTTCACTCCACCATGGGTTCAGTCGGTACAGTTGTTTATCCGAGTAACTTTTCACCCAAAGTCACAAGAACAGAAAAGACTTGAGACATTGGAGACAAACATAGCTCAATCAATCTCCTTTTCGTCTCTACTCTCTCCTGTCTTATTCCCTATACAACGATGAGCCAAGGGAAAACTCAAACAAGACTAGAAGATTCAATATGCCCCCCGGCAGAAGCTTAGTTATAAAAACGAACACATTTGTAGCATATGAACAATCACATAGAGTAGGCTATTGACTTTATCTATAGCTCTTTTATTGCATTCCGAAAGATCACAAGATTACATTCCGAAAGAGATTAGGCCTAGCATCGCTTTCAAATGTGTTTCTGAATTTAAGTATAACATTACTTATAACATTTAGAAGATTTTGAAACTTAGCACACAGTCGTAGAGTAACTTAACTCTAATATTGTCGCTATTCAGTTTCTAAATCACTTCGATCAATATCTTAATCTGATAATCATAAAAACACATAAACTAAAACATAATACATATACAAAATAAACTATTAACATGACATATATAAAGCATGAAACAAGAGTACGATACCAGTGATTTTATTCAACGAAAAGTCAAAAACAGTAAATGAAGTAACATTATTCAACCAAAACAATATATGAGGTACCTTGAGCCCACAAATTCATTGTCATTCACTTAAAACAAACATTTTGTTCTAGGATATTTTCTATGTGTGTCTTGGCCTTATGCCAATAGGATATGTAGTTAGACTAGATTTATGTATTCATATCCTTACCATATTGGTATTGTGTAATTCCTTATATAAAGGGCTCCTATCAATGAATAAGATGATGATTCTCTTGCTATCTCTTTGTCTTTACACTTTATCCTTCATCACGTTATTATGCACTTTGTTCTAACCCTAGAGCCAATAGCCCACCATTTTTTTTCTAAACCCTAAAAACCAAAACCCTAAAATCGGGCAGCCTTGTTTTTCCCGATTTCCGACCAAAATTCCGAATGTCCTCCACCGGAATTTTATATCCCCAGAAAGCTCTCTCCGTCCCAGATCCAACGCCGCCGGTCTCACCCTGAGAACCGGCCGGAAAGTCTCCGAACCGGCCGCCGGAAGATTCCAGACAGCCGCCGCTACAGACGACCGGTTCACCACCTTCCCTTGCTCCGATCAACCTGAAATTTGACAGCAGCTTCCCCATCCAGAGCTGCTACTCCTATCAAATTTTCAGCCCCAAATTCGAAGTATAAGTAGGCGAAACGTTATTTCTCCTCTCGGCAGCCTCTAGNNNNNNNNNNNNNNNNNNNNNNNNNNNNNNNNNNNNNNNNNNNNNNNNNNNNNNNNNNNNNNNNNNNNNNNNNNNNNNNNNNNNNNNNNNNNNNNNNNNNNNNNNNNNNNNNNNNNNNNNNNNNNNNNNNNNNNNNNNNNNNNNNNNNNNNNNNNNNNNNNNNNNNNNNNNNNNNNNNNNNNNNNNNNNNNNNNNNNNNNNNNNNNNNNNNNNNNNNNNNNNNNNNNNNNNNNNNNNNNNNNNNNNNNNNNNNNNNNNNNNNNNNNNNNNNNNNNNNNNNNNNNNNNNNNNNNNNNNNNNNNNNNNNNNNNNNNNNNNNNNNNNNNNNNNNNNNNNNNNNNNNNNNNNNNNNNNNNNNNNNNNNNNNNNNNNNNNNNNNNNNNNNNNNNNNNNNNNNNNNNNNNNNNNNNNNNNNNNNNNNNNNNNNNNNNNNNNNNNNNNNNNNNNNNNNNNNNNNNNNNNNNNNNNNNNNNNNNNNNNNNNNNNNNNNNNNNNNNNNNNNNNNNNNNNNNNNNNNNNNNNNNNNNNNNNNNNNNNNNNNNNNNNNNNNNNNNNNNNNNNNNNNNNNNNNNNNNNNNNNNNNNNNNNNNNNNNNNNNNNNNNNNNNNNNNNNNNNNNNNNNNNNNNNNNNNNNNNNNNNNNNNNNNNNNNNNNNNNNNNNNNNNNNNNNNNNNNNNNNNNNNNNNNNNNNNNNNNNNNNNNNNNNNNNNNNNNNNNNNNNNNNNNNNNNNNNNNNNNNNNNNNNNNNNNNNNNNNNNNNNNNNNNNNNNNNNNNNNNNNNNNNNNNNNNNNNNNNNNNNNNNNNNNNNNNNNNNNNNNNNNNNNNNNNNNNNNNNNNNNNNNNNNNNNNNNNNNNNNNNNNNNNNNNNNNNNNNNNNNNNNNNNNNNNNNNNNNNNNNNNNNNNNNNNNNNNNNNNNNNNNNNNNNNNNNNNNNNNNNNNNNNNNNNNNNNNNNNNNNNNNNNNNNNNNNNNNNNNNNNNNNNNNNNNNNNNNNNNNNNNNNNNNNNNNNNNNNNNNNNNNNNNNNNNNNNNNNNNNNNNNNNNNNNNNNNNNNNNNNNNNNNNNNNNNNNNNNNNNNNNNNNNNNNNNNNNNNNNNNNNNNNNNNNNNNNNNNNNNNNNNNNNNNNNNNNNNNNNNNNNNNNNNNNNNNNNNNNNNNNNNNNNNNNNNNNNNNNNNNNNNNNNNNNNNNNNNNNNNNNNNNNNNNNNNNNNNNNNNNNNNNNNNNNNNNNNNNNNNNNNNNNNNNNNNNNNNNNNNNNNNNNNNNNNNNNNNNNNNNNNNNNNNNNNNNNNNNNNNNNNNNNNNNNNNNNNNNNNNNNNNNNNNNNNNNNNNNNNNNNNNNNNNNNNNNNNNNNNNNNNNNNNNNNNNNNNNNNNNNNNNNNNNNNNNNNNNNNNNNNNNNNNNNNNNNNNNNNNNNNNNNNNNNNNNNNNNNNNNNNNNNNNNNNNNNNNNNNNNNNNNNNNNNNNNNNNNNNNNNNNNNNNNNNNNNNNNNNNNNNNNNNNNNNNNNNNNNNNNNNNNNNNNNNNNNNNNNNNNNNNNNNNNNNNNNNNNNNNNNNNNNNNNNNNNNNNNNNNNNNNNNNNNNNNNNNNNNNNNNNNNNNNNNNNNNNNNNNNNNNNNNNNNNNNNNNNNNNNNNNNNNNNNNNNNNNNNNNNNNNNNNNNNNNNNNNNNNNNNNNNNNNNNNNNNNNNNNNNNNNNNNNNNNNNNNNNNNNNNNNNNNNNNNNNNNNNNNNNNNNNNNNNNNNNNNNNNNNNNNNNNNNNNNNNNNNNNNNNNNNNNNNNNNNNNNNNNNNNNNNNNNNNNNNNNNNNNNNNNNNNNNNNNNNNNNNNNNNNNNNNNNNNNNNNNNNNNNNNNNNNNNNNNNNNNNNNNNNNNNNNNNNNNNNNNNNNNNNNNNNNNNNNNNNNNNNNNNNNNNNNNNNNNNNNNNNNNNNNNNNNNNNNNNNNNNNNNNNNNNNNNNNNNNNNNNNNNNNNNNNNNNNNNNNNNNNNNNNNNNNNNNNNNNNNNNNNNNNNNNNNNNNNNNNNNNNNNNNNNNNNNNNNNNNNNNNNNNNNNNNNNNNNNNNNNNNNNNNNNNNNNNNNNNNNNNNNNNNNNNNNNNNNNNNNNNNNNNNNNNNNNNNNNNNNNNNNNNNNNNNNNNNNNNNNNNNNNNNNNNNNNNNNNNNNNNNNNNNNNNNNNNNNNNNNNNNNNNNNNNNNNNNNNNNNNNNNNNNNNNNNNNNNNNNNNNNNNNNNNNNNNNNNNNNNNNNNNNNNNNNNNNNNNNNNNNNNNNNNNNNNNNNNNNNNNNNNNNNNNNNNNNNNNNNNNNNNNNNNNNNNNNNNNNNNNNNNNNNNNNNNNNNNNNNNNNNNNNNNNNNNNNNNNNNNNNNNNNNNNNNNNNNNNNNNNNNNNNNNNNNNNNNNNNNNNNNNNNNNNNNNNNNNNNNNNNNNNNNNNNNNNNNNNNNNNNNNNNNNNNNNNNNNNNNNNNNNNNNNNNNNNNNNNNNNNNNNNNNNNNNNNNNNNNNNNNNNNNNNNNNNNNNNNNNNNNNNNNNNNNNNNNNNNNNNNNNNNNNNNNNNNNNNNNNNNNNNNNNNNNNNNNNNNNNNNNNNNNNNNNNNNNNNNNNNNNNNNNNNNNNNNNNNNNNNNNNNNNNNNNNNNNNNNNNNNNNNNNNNNNNNNNNNNNNNNNNNNNNNNNNNNNNNNNNNNNNNNNNNNNNNNNNNNNNNNNNNNNNNNNNNNNNNNNNNNNNNNNNNNNNNNNNNNNNNNNNNNNNNNNNNNNNNNNNNNNNNNNNNNNNNNNNNNNNNNNNNNNNNNNNNNNNNNNNNNNNNNNNNNNNNNNNNNNNNNNNNNNNNNNNNNNNNNNNNNNNNNNNNNNNNNNNNNNNNNNNNNNNNNNNNNNNNNNNNNNNNNNNNNNNNNNNNNNNNNNNNNNNNNNNNNNNNNNNNNNNNNNNNNNNNNNNNNNNNNNNNNNNNNNNNNNNNNNNNNNNNNNNNNNNNNNNNNNNNNNNNNNNNNNNNNNNNNNNNNNNNNNNNNNNNNNNNNNNNNNNNNNNNNNNNNNNNNNNNNNNNNNNNNNNNNNNNNNNNNNNNNNNNNNNNNNNNNNNNNNNNNNNNNNNNNNNNNNNNNNNNNNNNNNNNNNNNNNNNNNNNNNNNNNNNNNNNNNNNNNNNNNNNNNNNNNNNNNNNNNNNNNNNNNNNNNNNNNNNNNNNNNNNNNNNNNNNNNNNNNNNNNNNNNNN of the Fragaria vesca subsp. vesca linkage group LG6, FraVesHawaii_1.0, whole genome shotgun sequence genome contains:
- the LOC101291353 gene encoding F-box/kelch-repeat protein At1g51550-like → MAETSTSSSCNGSSPLTQIAQDHLFSILLLLPVDSILSFAMTCKKFRALTASDTLWEYICQRDWGPRSVEAFKASNSNQQLPWMRIYKQVSGVDSVYCHRLCADPDAELVFPTPRASHSLNFVSDCLVLFGGGCEGGRHLDDTWVAYMGNDFQRLLKWQRISSGSPSGRFGHTCAVIDDCLVLFGGINDNGSRQNDTWVGQVAFHETLGITLSWRLLVVGDNAPPQRGAHAACCIEGRKMVIHGGIGRFGVRLSDTWVLELSENFRTGTWCEIVTQPSPAARSGHTLTCIGGTRTVLFGGRGLGYDVLHDLWLLDICEGQPQWLQVLYELQNIPGGVSLPRVGHSATLILGGRLLICGGEDSYRHRKNDFWVLDITAVPSITVQPTMLNSMQLFAKMWKRFKTKGHIPNCRSFHRACADQSGRCLFMFGGMVDGLLQPADPAGLRFDGELLLVELVLQL